A stretch of Oryza brachyantha chromosome 4, ObraRS2, whole genome shotgun sequence DNA encodes these proteins:
- the LOC102720136 gene encoding thioredoxin-like 3-3, producing MGYWAGSDRMRWFTTPHPLLLCRRAPPPPPLAVPSLPSSGGAKPFSTPNSRSKVGRMGEDGNGKGEAKKTGLEGTGVSLPGSSHGNLRSAGSDQQLKQKLDSLKSSKSPAVINYGASWCRVCSQILPPFCRFSNEFKNLTFIYADIDECPETTQNIRYTPTFHFYRDGEKVDEMLGTGEERLHDRLWLHS from the exons ATGGGCTATTGGGCTGGATCAGATCGGATGCGCTGGTTCACGACCCCTCATCCCCTCTTGTTGTGCCGTcgtgcgccaccgccaccgccgctcgccgtcccCTCCCTCCCGTCCTCCGGCGGAGCGAAGCCGTTCTCGACTCCGAACAGCCGGAGCAAGGTAGGAAGGATGGGGGAGGATGGCAACGGGAAGGGGGAGGCCAAGAAGACAGGCCTGGAGGGCACTGGCGTGTCTCTCCCGGGCAGCTCCCACGGCAATCTACGAAGCGCCGGGAGCGACCAGCAGCTGAAGCAGAAGCTCGATTCCCTCAAATCGTCCAAATCGCCC GCTGTTATCAACTATGGTGCTTCATG GTGCCGTGTTTGCAGTCAGATCCTTCCACCCTTCTGCAGGTTCAGCAATGAATTCAAGAATCTTACTTTCATCTATGCTGATATTGATGAATGCCCAGAAACAACACAAAACATCCGATACACCCCAACCTTCCATTTTTACCGGGATGGAGAGAAGGTCGATGAGATGCTTGGTACAGGAGAAGAGAGACTGCATGATCGGCTATGGCTTCATTCTTGA
- the LOC102719375 gene encoding mitogen-activated protein kinase kinase kinase YODA-like, producing MPPWWGKSSSKDAKKTTKENLLDTFHRLISPNDQKGSTKSKRSCRRGNDSSVEKGCRSTTVSRPTSPSKEVSRCQSFSADRPKAAHPLPIPGIRPPVTRTVSDVTESKPILEKRGKPPLLLPLPKPNRPQRRHGNGEVVSEIMVASPSSNCSDSDDHGDSQLQSPVGNDAENATPVTLKSNSSNVRKECRGPITAKNMKEIQKPTNQFHGNHILSTSPRGVAADNYQSNVQNPRPLVLDSAPNSLMSSPSRSPRRICPDHIPTSAFWAVKPHTDVTFVGSGQCSSPGSGQTSGHNSVGGDMLAQLFWQPSRSSPECSPIPSPRMTSPGPSSRVHSGSVSPLHPRSGGMAPESPTSRHDDGKKKQTHKLPLPPLSISHSSYHPNNSTPTSPISVPRSPGRTENPPSPGSRWKKGKLIGRGTFGHVYVGFNSDSGEMCAMKEVTLFLDDPKSKESAKQLGQEISLLSRLQHPNIVQYYGSETVDDKLYIYLEYVSGGSIHKLLQEYGQLGEPAIRSYTQQILSGLAYLHAKNTVHRDIKGANILVDPSGRVKLADFGMAKHINGQQCPFSFKGSPYWMAPEVIKNSNGCNLAVDIWSLGCTVLEMATSKPPWSQYEGIAAMFKIGNSKELPPIPDHLSEQGKDFIRKCLQRDPSQRPTAMELLQHPFVQKAVSLEKSVLPDPLERLAVISCRPNAKMAAHTRNISSLGLEGQTIYQRRGAKFSSKYSDIPIRSNISCPVSPCGSPLLKSRSPQHSNGRMSPSPISSPRTTSGASTPLSGGNGAIPFNHLKQPAYSNEGFAITSRSPDDLFANRPTDPDLGQFIRVHQVSQGLQERVVSEADILSPQFGKRLGNVFDLRDKLSPSEHFTHHAFVDHVKLNPSLDLTSGSPHLGLKHGA from the exons ATGCCACCATGGTGGGGGAAGTCTTCCTCAAAAGATGCTAAGAAAACCACAAAAGAAAACCTCCTTGATACATTTCATCGGTTGATAAGTCCAAATGATCAAAAGGGAAGCACGAAGTCAAAACGGAGTTGTAGACGTGGCAATGATTCATCTGTTGAAAAAGGCTGCCGATCTACCACAGTATCACGTCCAACTTCACCTTCAAAAGAAGTTTCTCGCTGCCAAAGCTTTTCAGCTGATAGACCAAAGGCTGCCCATCCCCTTCCTATTCCTGGAATACGCCCTCCGGTGACTCGGACTGTTTCTGATGTCACTGAATCCAAGCCCATATTGGAAAAACGTGGCAAGCCACCACTGCTTTTACCACTCCCTAAACCCAACCGACCTCAGAGAAGGCATGGAAATGGTGAGGTTGTTTCAGAAATAATGGTTGCTTCTCCCTCTAGTAACTGTTCGGATAGTGATGATCATGGAGATTCCCAGCTTCAGAGCCCTGTGGGAAATGATGCTGAAAATGCAACACCTGTTACTTTAAAGAGCAATTCAAG TAATGTGCGCAAAGAGTGCCGTGGACCTATTACAGCAAAGAATATGAAGGAGATACAGAAGCCAACTAATCAATTTCATGGTAACCATATACTATCCACATCACCAAGGGGTGTTGCAGCTGACAATTACCAATCGAATGTACAAAATCCTCGCCCATTAGTTCTGGATAGTGCTCCCAATAGTTTGATGTCAAGTCCTTCTAGAAGTCCAAGAAGAATATGTCCTGATCATATTCCAACTTCGGCCTTTTGGGCAGTGAAACCTCACACAGATGTAACTTTCGTTGGATCTGGTCAGTGCTCCAGTCCAGGTTCAGGGCAAACATCTGGGCATAATTCTGTTGGTGGTGATATGCTAGCCCAGCTCTTTTGGCAGCCCAGCAGAAGTAGCCCAGAGTGTTCACCAATTCCAAGTCCAAGAATGACAAGTCCTGGCCCTAGTTCCAGGGTGCATAGCGGGAGTGTTTCTCCTTTGCATCCAAGATCTGGAGGGATGGCCCCTGAATCTCCAACAAGTCGTCATGATGAtgggaagaagaagcaaaCACACAAACTTCCCCTTCCGCCATTGAGCATCTCTCACAGTTCGTATCATCCAAATAACTCCACTCCAACTAGTCCTATTTCAGTACCTCGCAGCCCTGGTAGAACTGAGAATCCACCAAGTCCTGGGTCACGATGGAAGAAGGGGAAGCTAATTGGCCGTGGGACATTTGGCCATGTATATGTTGGCTTTAACAG TGATAGTGGTGAAATGTGTGCGATGAAAGAAGTTACCCTATTCTTGGATGATCCTAAATCCAAGGAAAGTGCAAAGCAGTTGGGCCAG GAAATATCACTGTTGAGCCGCTTACAGCATCCAAACATCGTACAATACTATGGATCAGAAACG GTTGATGATAAGCTTTATATATACTTGGAGTATGTATCTGGTGGATCTATCCATAAACTTCTACAAGAGTATGGACAACTTGGTGAGCCAGCAATACGCAGCTACACGCAGCAGATTCTTTCAGGGTTGGCTTATTTGCATGCGAAGAATACAGTCCATAG GGATATTAAAGGTGCAAATATACTAGTGGATCCTAGTGGTCGTGTTAAGCTTGCAGATTTTGGAATGGCAAAACAT ATCAATGGGCAACAGTGTCCTTTCTCCTTTAAGGGTAGTCCATATTGGATGGCTCCAGAG GTTATAAAAAACTCCAATGGGTGCAACCTTGCTGTTGACATATGGAGTTTGGGATGCACTGTCCTGGAGATGGCTACATCAAAACCACCATGGAGCCAGTATGAAGGG ATTGCTGCGATGTTCAAGATCGGAAATAGCAAGGAACTTCCACCAATACCAGATCACCtatcagagcaaggcaaggaCTTCATCAGAAAGTGTCTGCAACGTGATCCTTCTCAACGTCCCACTGCCATGGAGCTTTTGCAACACCCATTCGTTCAAAAAGCAGTATCATTAGAGAAATCTGTTCTTCCTGATCCTTTGGAACGGTTGGCTGTTATATCTTGTAGACCGAATGCCAAG ATGGCTGCACATACTAGAAATATTTCTTCATTGGGATTGGAGGGTCAGACAATTTACCAGAGAAGAGGtgcaaaattttcttcaaaatacaG TGATATCCCTATACGAAGCAATATATCTTGCCCAGTTTCTCCATGTGGAAGTCCTTTGCTAAAATCAAGGTCCCCGCAACATTCCAATGGGAGAATGTCACCTTCTCCTATTTCAAGCCCCAGAACTACTTCAGGTGCTTCCACACCTCTTTCTGGTGGTAATGGTGCTATTCCTTTTAACCATCTGAAACAACCAGCCTACAGCAATGAGGGATTTGCAATCACATCAAGAAGCCCAGATGATCTCTTTGCCAATCGGCCTACAGATCCTGATCTTGGGCAATTTATTCGAGTGCATCAAGTTTCTCAGGGGCTCCAGGAGAGGGTGGTATCTGAAGCTGACATTCTAAGCCCTCAATTTGGAAAGAGACTAGGAAATGTTTTTGATTTGCGTGATAAGCTGTCACCATCTGAACACTTCACACATCATGCCTTTGTGGATCATGTAAAGCTAAATCCTTCATTAGACTTGACATCTGGATCTCCACACCTTGGACTCAAGCATGGTGCCTAA
- the LOC102719856 gene encoding cytochrome P450 86A22-like, whose product MEAGAWAVVAAAAAAYMAWFWRMSRGLSGPRVWPLVGSLPGLVRHAEDMHEWIAGNLRRTRGTYQTCIFAVPGLARRGGLVTVTCDPRNLEHVLKARFDNYPKGPFWHGVFGDLLGDGIFNSDGETWVAQRKTAALEFTTRTLRTAMSRWVSRSIHNRLLPILSDAAAAGASVDLQDLLLRLTFDNICGLAFGKDPETLARGLPENDFASAFDRATEATLNRFIFPECVWRFKKWLGLGMETTLARSVQHVDRYLSAVIKARKLELAGNNGKGDASSATPHDDLLSRFMRKGTYSDESLQHVALNFILAGRDTSSVALSWFFWLVSTHPAVERKIVRELCTVLAASRGADDPALWLAAPLNFEELDHLVYLKAALSETLRLYPSVPEDSKHVVADDVLPDGTFVPAGSSVTYSIYSAGRMKTVWGDDCLEFRPERWLSADGTKFEPHDSFRFVAFNAGPRICLGKDLAYLQMRNIAGSVLLRHRLSVAPGHRVEQKMSLTLFMKHGLRMEVRPRDLAPIVDELRGVGEYAAAARATAACA is encoded by the coding sequence atggAGGCCGGGGCgtgggcggtggtggcggcggccgcggccgcgtaCATGGCGTGGTTCTGGCGGATGTCGCGCGGGCTGAGCGGCCCGCGCGTGTGGCCGCTCGTCGGGAGCCTGCCGGGGCTGGTGCGGCACGCGGAGGACATGCACGAGTGGATCGCCGGCAACCTGCGCCGCACGCGGGGCACCTACCAGACGTGCATCTTCGCCGTGCCGGGGctggcgcgccgcggcgggctgGTCACCGTGACGTGCGACCCGAGGAACCTGGAGCACGTCCTCAAGGCGCGCTTCGACAACTACCCCAAGGGCCCCTTCTGGCACGGCGTGTTCGGGGACCTGCTCGGCGACGGCATCTTCAACTCCGACGGGGAGACGTGGGTGGCGCAGCGGAAGACGGCGGCGCTCGAGTTCACCACGCGCACGCTGCGCACCGCCATGTCGCGGTGGGTGTCGAGGTCCATCCACAACCGCCTGCTGCCCATCCtgtccgacgccgccgcggccggcgcgagCGTCGACCTCCaggacctcctcctccgcctcacATTCGACAATATCTGCGGCCTCGCGTTCGGCAAGGACCCCGAGACGCTAGCCCGCGGCCTGCCGGAGAATGACTTCGCCTCGGCGTTCGACCGGGCCACCGAGGCCACGCTCAACCGCTTCATCTTCCCGGAGTGCGTGTGGCGGTTCAAGAAGTGGCTGGGGCTCGGCATGGAGACCACGCTGGCGCGCAGCGTCCAGCACGTCGACCGCTACCTCTCGGCCGTCATCAAGGCGCGCAAACTGGAGCTCGCCGGTAACAACGGCAAGGGCGACGCGTCGTCGGCCACGCCGCACGATGACCTTCTCTCGCGCTTCATGCGGAAGGGGACCTACTCCGACGAGTCGCTGCAGCACGTGGCGCTCAACTTCAtcctcgccggccgcgacACCTCCTCGGTGGCGCTCTCCTGGTTCTTCTGGCTGGTCTCCACCCACCCCGCCGTCGAGCGCAAGATCGTCCGCGAGCTCTGCACCGTGCTTGCCGCGtcgcgcggcgccgacgacccAGCATTGtggctcgccgcgccgctcaACTTCGAGGAGCTCGACCACCTCGTGTACCTCAAAGCGGCGCTCTCAGAGACGCTCCGCCTGTACCCCTCCGTGCCGGAGGACTCCAaacacgtcgtcgccgacgacgtccTCCCGGACGGCACGTTCGTGCCGGCGGGGTCGTCGGTCACGTACTCCATCTACTCCGCGGGACGCATGAAGACGGTGTGGGGCGATGACTGCCTCGAATTCCGGCCGGAGCGGTGGCTGTCGGCCGACGGCACGAAGTTCGAGCCGCACGACTCGTTCAGGTTCGTGGCGTTCAACGCCGGCCCGCGCATATGCCTCGGCAAGGACCTCGCGTACCTGCAGATGAGGAACATCGCCGGCAGCGtgctcctccgccaccgcctctccGTGGCACCGGGCCACCGCGTCGAGCAGAAGATGTCGCTCACGCTGTTCATGAAGCACGGGCTCCGGATGGAGGTGCGCCCGCGCGACCTCGCGCCGATCGTCGACGAGCTCCGCGGCGTCGGGGAgtacgccgccgcggcacgcGCCACCGCGGCCTGCGCGTAG
- the LOC102719100 gene encoding probable aquaporin PIP1-2: MEGKEEDVRLGANKFSERQPIGTAAQGSDDKDYKEPPPAPLFEPGELKSWSFYRAGIAEFMATFLFLYITVLTVMGVNNSPSKCASVGIQGIAWSFGGMIFALVYCTAGISGGHINPAVTFGLFLARKLSLTRAVFYIVMQCLGAICGAGVVKGFQKGLYETTGGGANVVASGYTKGDGLGAEIVGTFILVYTVFSATDAKRNARDSHVPILAPLPIGFAVFLVHLATIPITGTGINPARSLGAAIIYNRDHAWDDHWIFWVGPFIGAALAAIYHQVVIRAIPFKSRS, from the exons atggaggggaaggaggaggatgtCCGGCTGGGAGCCAACAAGTTCTCGGAGAGGCAGCCCATCGGCACGGCGGCGCAGGGGTCCGACGACAAGGACTACaaggagccgccgccggcgccgctgttCGAGCCCGGGGAGCTCAAGTCGTGGTCGTTCTACCGCGCAGGCATCGCCGAGTTCATGGCcaccttcctcttcctctacATCACCGTCCTCACCGTCATGGGCGTCAACAACTCCCCCTCCAAGTGCGCCAGCGTCGGCATCCAGGGCATCGCATGGTCCTTCGGCGGCATGATCTTCGCCCTCGTCTACTGCACCGCCGGCATCTCCGGCGGCCACATCAACCCGGCGGTCACCTTCGGGCTCTTCCTGGCGAGGAAGTTGTCGCTGACCAGGGCGGTGTTCTACATAGTGATGCAGTGCCTCGGCGCCAtctgcggcgccggcgtcgtcaaGGGGTTCCAGAAGGGCCTGTACGAgaccaccggcggcggcgccaacgTCGTCGCGTCGGGGTACACCAAGGGCGACGGCCTCGGCGCCGAGATCGTCGGCACCTTCATCCTCGTCTACACCGTCTTCTCCGCCACCGACGCTAAGAGGAACGCCAGGGACTCCCACGTTCCG ATCCTTGCACCGCTGCCAATCGGGTTTGCAGTGTTCCTGGTTCACCTCGCTACCATCCCCATCACCGGCACCGGTATCAACCCGGCAAGGAGCCTTGGCGCTGCCATCATCTACAACAGGGACCATGCCTGGGATGACCAT TGGATCTTCTGGGTTGGCCCCTTCATTGGCGCTGCCCTGGCTGCCATCTACCACCAGGTGGTCATCAGAGCAATTCCATTCAAGAGCAGGTCTTAA